One part of the [Synechococcus] sp. NIES-970 genome encodes these proteins:
- the accC gene encoding acetyl-CoA carboxylase, biotin carboxylase, which produces MQFSKILIANRGEVALRIIHTCQELGIATVAVHSTVDRQALHVQLADESICIGPPQSNKSYLNIPNIIAAALSSNADAIHPGYGFLAENAKFAEICADHQITFIGPSPEAMIAMGDKSTAKKTMQAAKVPTVPGSPGLVLSEEQALDIAQQIGYPVMIKATAGGGGRGMRLVPNAEELPRLYRAAQGEAEAAFGNGGVYIEKFIERPRHIEFQILADQYGNVIHLGERDCSIQRRHQKLLEEAPSAILTPRLRERMGKAAVKAAKSIDYVGAGTVEFLVDKNGDFYFMEMNTRIQVEHPVTEMITGLDLIAEQIKIAQGDRLSLNQNQVVLNGHAIECRINAEDPDHDFRPTPGKISGYLPPGGPGVRMDSHVYTDYEVSPYYDSLIGKLIVWGPDRDTAIRRMRRALRECAITGVSTTIGFHQKILNHPAFLAADVDTNFIQQHMLP; this is translated from the coding sequence ATGCAGTTTTCAAAAATTCTCATCGCCAATCGCGGAGAAGTTGCCCTACGCATTATTCACACCTGTCAGGAACTCGGCATTGCCACAGTTGCCGTCCACTCCACCGTAGATCGCCAAGCCCTCCACGTCCAGCTTGCCGATGAGAGTATTTGTATCGGCCCACCCCAGAGTAATAAGAGCTATCTCAATATTCCGAATATCATCGCCGCCGCCCTCAGCAGCAATGCCGATGCCATCCATCCCGGCTATGGCTTTCTCGCCGAAAATGCTAAATTTGCAGAAATTTGTGCCGACCACCAAATTACCTTCATTGGCCCTTCTCCCGAAGCAATGATCGCCATGGGGGATAAATCCACAGCCAAAAAAACCATGCAAGCGGCGAAGGTCCCAACGGTCCCAGGGAGTCCCGGCCTCGTCCTCAGCGAAGAACAAGCCCTCGACATTGCCCAGCAAATCGGCTACCCAGTGATGATCAAAGCCACCGCTGGTGGGGGTGGTCGGGGGATGCGCCTCGTACCCAATGCCGAAGAGCTACCCCGGTTGTACCGGGCGGCCCAAGGGGAAGCAGAGGCTGCCTTTGGCAATGGGGGTGTTTATATCGAAAAATTCATTGAGCGGCCGCGACATATCGAGTTTCAGATCTTGGCCGATCAATATGGCAACGTCATTCACCTTGGGGAACGGGATTGTTCGATCCAGCGGCGACACCAAAAACTCTTAGAAGAAGCTCCTAGCGCAATCCTTACCCCCCGCCTGCGAGAAAGAATGGGAAAAGCGGCGGTCAAGGCAGCGAAGTCGATTGATTATGTGGGTGCGGGAACGGTGGAATTTCTCGTGGACAAAAACGGGGATTTTTACTTCATGGAGATGAATACTCGAATCCAAGTAGAACACCCCGTTACGGAGATGATCACAGGGTTAGATCTCATTGCTGAACAAATCAAAATCGCCCAAGGCGATCGCCTCAGCCTTAATCAAAACCAAGTTGTCCTTAATGGCCATGCGATCGAATGTCGGATCAATGCCGAAGACCCCGACCATGACTTTCGGCCTACCCCCGGTAAAATCAGCGGCTATTTGCCCCCCGGCGGCCCCGGCGTGCGAATGGATTCCCACGTTTATACCGATTACGAAGTTTCTCCCTACTATGACTCCCTCATCGGGAAACTCATTGTCTGGGGGCCAGATCGGGACACAGCGATCCGGCGAATGCGCCGGGCCTTACGGGAATGTGCCATTACTGGTGTTTCCACCACCATTGGCTTCCACCAAAAGATCCTCAATCACCCGGCATTTTTAGCGGCGGATGTGGATACGAATTTTATCCAACAACACATGTTGCCCTAG
- the acnB gene encoding aconitate hydratase 2 — MLEAYRNHAAERAELGIPPLPLTAEQTAELCELLKNPPEADREELLSLLRDRIPPGVDEAAYVKAGFLTAVAKKEITCPLINPQGAVELLGTMIGGYNVQSLVELLKSEDGAIAQAAADALSKTILVFDAFNDVLELSATNPYAKQAIDAWAEAAWFINKSKLPETITVTVFKVPGETNTDDLSPAPHATTRPDIPLHALAMLESKMPDGLATIAELKQKGHPVAYVGDVVGTGSSRKSAINSVLWHIGEEIPFVPNKKAGGYILGGKIAPIFFNTAEDSGALPIECDVTQLNTGDVITIHPYAGKITNEAGETLCSFDLKPETILDEVRAGGRIPLLIGRALTDKTRAALGMEPTTLFVRPSLPEDTHKGFTLAQKMVGKACGLEGVRPGTSCEPIMTTVGSQDTTGPMTRDELKELACLGFNADLVLQTFCHTAAYPKPVDIKTHKQLPDFFSTRGGVALRPGDGIIHSWLNRMLLPDTVGTGGDSHTRFPLGISFPAGSGLVAFAAALGVMPLDMPESVLVKFTGELQPGVTLRDIVNAIPWVAMQQGKLTVGKENKINVFNGRIMEMEGLPDLKVEQAFELTDATAERSCSGSTIKLSEETVAEYLRSNVVLMKNMIARGYSDARTLLRRIAKMEEWLANPSLMSADPDAEYADVIEVNLNEIKEPIVAAPNDPDNVKLMSECAGDRVDEVFIGSCMTNIGHYRAAAKILEGAGTVKGRLWICPPTRMDEQQLREEGVYGVFAAAGARTEMPGCSLCMGNQARVEDNATVFSTSTRNFNNRMGKGAQVYLGSAELAAVCALLGKIPTVEEYQAIVSEKIDPFKGDLYRYLNFDEIAGFEDEGRVIALEDMPKIEDLLGMPVGAK, encoded by the coding sequence ATGCTAGAAGCCTACCGCAACCATGCCGCCGAACGTGCCGAATTAGGCATTCCGCCGCTCCCTCTCACGGCAGAACAGACAGCGGAACTCTGTGAACTGCTCAAAAATCCCCCTGAAGCCGACAGGGAAGAATTGCTCAGTTTGTTGCGCGATCGCATTCCCCCTGGGGTGGATGAGGCTGCCTATGTGAAGGCTGGCTTTTTAACAGCGGTGGCGAAAAAAGAAATCACCTGTCCATTGATTAACCCCCAAGGGGCCGTAGAACTGCTCGGCACGATGATCGGCGGCTACAATGTGCAATCCCTCGTCGAATTACTCAAATCTGAGGATGGGGCGATCGCCCAGGCGGCGGCGGATGCCCTGAGTAAGACCATTCTGGTCTTTGACGCGTTTAACGACGTGCTCGAACTGTCGGCAACCAACCCCTACGCAAAACAGGCGATCGATGCCTGGGCAGAAGCGGCCTGGTTTATCAATAAGTCAAAACTCCCCGAAACCATCACGGTGACAGTCTTTAAAGTCCCCGGTGAAACCAACACCGACGATCTTTCCCCTGCGCCCCACGCCACGACCCGCCCCGATATTCCGCTCCATGCCTTGGCGATGTTGGAATCGAAAATGCCCGACGGTTTAGCGACCATCGCTGAATTGAAGCAAAAAGGACATCCCGTTGCCTATGTGGGGGATGTGGTCGGTACAGGCTCCTCCCGTAAATCCGCGATCAACTCCGTTCTCTGGCACATTGGCGAAGAAATTCCCTTCGTTCCCAACAAAAAAGCAGGTGGTTACATCCTCGGCGGCAAAATTGCCCCCATTTTCTTTAACACCGCCGAAGATTCTGGCGCCCTGCCCATCGAGTGCGATGTCACCCAACTCAACACAGGCGATGTGATCACCATCCATCCCTACGCCGGCAAGATCACCAACGAAGCAGGCGAAACCCTTTGCAGCTTCGATCTCAAGCCGGAAACGATCCTCGATGAAGTCCGGGCCGGCGGTCGCATTCCCCTCCTGATTGGTCGCGCCCTCACCGATAAAACCCGTGCAGCCCTTGGCATGGAGCCGACAACCCTGTTTGTCCGTCCCTCGCTGCCTGAAGATACCCACAAAGGCTTTACCTTGGCCCAAAAAATGGTGGGTAAAGCGTGTGGTTTAGAAGGCGTTCGTCCCGGCACATCCTGCGAACCGATCATGACCACCGTAGGTTCCCAAGATACCACTGGTCCCATGACTCGCGATGAACTGAAAGAGTTAGCCTGTCTCGGTTTCAACGCCGATCTCGTGCTGCAAACCTTCTGTCATACGGCAGCCTATCCCAAACCCGTCGATATCAAAACCCACAAACAACTGCCCGATTTCTTCTCCACCCGTGGCGGTGTGGCGTTGCGTCCGGGGGATGGCATTATTCACTCGTGGCTGAACCGGATGTTGTTGCCCGATACCGTTGGCACTGGTGGCGATTCCCACACCCGTTTCCCTCTTGGTATTTCCTTCCCGGCGGGTTCCGGTTTGGTGGCATTTGCGGCGGCATTGGGTGTGATGCCCCTCGATATGCCGGAATCGGTTCTCGTGAAATTTACGGGCGAACTGCAACCCGGTGTCACCCTGCGCGATATCGTTAATGCGATTCCTTGGGTGGCGATGCAACAGGGTAAATTGACCGTGGGCAAGGAGAACAAGATTAACGTCTTTAACGGTCGCATCATGGAGATGGAAGGACTGCCGGATCTCAAGGTGGAGCAAGCCTTTGAATTGACCGATGCCACTGCTGAGCGTTCCTGTTCTGGTTCGACGATTAAGCTCAGTGAGGAAACTGTCGCGGAATATCTGCGTTCCAACGTGGTGCTGATGAAAAACATGATCGCCCGTGGTTACTCTGATGCCCGTACCCTGCTTCGTCGTATTGCCAAGATGGAGGAATGGTTGGCAAATCCTTCGTTGATGTCTGCGGATCCTGATGCGGAATATGCCGATGTGATCGAGGTGAATCTCAATGAGATCAAAGAACCCATCGTCGCCGCGCCGAACGATCCCGATAACGTCAAATTGATGTCCGAATGCGCAGGCGATCGCGTTGATGAGGTGTTTATCGGTTCCTGCATGACGAACATCGGTCACTATCGCGCCGCTGCGAAAATTCTTGAGGGGGCTGGCACAGTGAAAGGTCGCCTCTGGATTTGTCCGCCCACCCGCATGGATGAACAGCAGCTCCGCGAGGAAGGGGTTTACGGTGTATTTGCGGCGGCAGGTGCGCGGACAGAAATGCCCGGTTGTTCGCTCTGTATGGGGAATCAAGCCCGTGTGGAAGATAATGCAACGGTGTTTTCGACTTCAACCCGTAACTTCAATAACCGCATGGGTAAGGGGGCGCAGGTGTACCTTGGTTCGGCGGAATTGGCGGCAGTTTGTGCGCTCCTCGGTAAGATTCCCACGGTTGAAGAATATCAGGCGATCGTCTCTGAAAAGATTGATCCGTTTAAGGGCGATCTATACCGTTACCTCAACTTTGATGAAATTGCAGGGTTTGAGGATGAGGGTCGCGTCATTGCCCTCGAAGATATGCCGAAGATTGAAGATCTCCTTGGTATGCCTGTTGGTGCGAAATAA
- a CDS encoding Serine/threonine protein kinase, producing MEILCTRPGCHHPQNQFSDLDDPTQLKTAQQKYCTSCGMHLILGGRYLPQKLLGQGGFGTAFLARDRYTPTMRLCVVKQFQPMGNLDDQQLALAQELFEREAHVLERIGNRHPQIPDLFAFFPLIVPKSQGQGTDQYFYLVQEYIEGQDLEQELAARGKLPETEVRAIFESMLQVLAFVHDQGTIHRDIKPSNIMRHVDGTLYLLDFGAVKEVAAGAGGTSMSQRSTGIYSPGYAPPEQMRGAQVYPATDLYALAVTCVVLLTGETPEALFDGYQNKWLWRKFIQKIEPRFGALLDLMLEPTPGDRPKSAQIALKLLALPSQGQASMQPAAPPTPSAPSASASVLPAQPSPPTALQKPPKSAQKNPAPTQKSSGSVIPLLLGSAFTGFEGILLFMVTGSLLAGNLAIGVWGGAMGLIILAIARKILELKEMFILGVITLGAAFFLVKTVEFTTLVIIAVLVGAASVAAIALFTLIYRLLQKIL from the coding sequence ATGGAGATCCTCTGCACCCGTCCTGGATGTCACCATCCCCAAAATCAGTTCAGTGATCTCGACGATCCGACTCAACTGAAAACAGCACAACAAAAATATTGCACCAGTTGTGGGATGCATTTAATTTTAGGTGGGCGCTATTTACCCCAAAAGCTTTTGGGGCAAGGGGGATTTGGTACGGCTTTTTTAGCGCGCGATCGCTACACCCCGACAATGCGTCTATGCGTGGTGAAGCAGTTCCAACCCATGGGTAATTTAGACGATCAACAGTTGGCTCTGGCCCAGGAGTTGTTTGAGCGGGAAGCCCATGTCCTAGAACGCATTGGCAACCGTCACCCCCAAATCCCGGATTTGTTTGCGTTTTTTCCGTTGATCGTGCCGAAATCTCAGGGTCAAGGGACGGATCAATACTTCTACTTGGTACAGGAATATATCGAGGGCCAAGATTTAGAACAAGAATTGGCTGCCCGGGGTAAGTTGCCAGAAACAGAGGTCAGAGCAATTTTCGAATCGATGTTGCAGGTGTTGGCCTTTGTCCATGACCAGGGAACAATTCACAGGGATATTAAGCCGTCGAATATTATGCGCCATGTGGACGGGACGCTTTATCTGCTAGATTTTGGGGCGGTGAAAGAAGTGGCCGCCGGGGCTGGTGGGACCAGTATGTCCCAACGCTCAACGGGGATTTATTCTCCAGGCTATGCGCCACCGGAACAGATGCGGGGCGCCCAGGTTTATCCAGCCACGGATCTCTACGCCTTGGCGGTAACCTGTGTTGTCTTGTTAACCGGGGAAACCCCCGAAGCGTTGTTTGATGGCTATCAAAATAAGTGGCTCTGGCGCAAATTTATCCAAAAAATTGAACCCCGGTTTGGGGCGCTTTTAGATTTGATGTTAGAACCGACCCCAGGCGATCGCCCGAAATCAGCCCAGATAGCCCTGAAGCTTTTGGCCTTGCCGAGCCAGGGACAAGCATCGATGCAACCAGCAGCACCTCCGACCCCAAGTGCTCCCAGTGCTTCAGCTTCAGTGCTCCCAGCTCAACCGTCACCCCCTACGGCGCTGCAAAAGCCCCCTAAATCTGCTCAAAAAAACCCGGCGCCAACACAAAAATCATCGGGCTCGGTGATCCCACTGCTGCTTGGGAGTGCCTTTACAGGCTTTGAAGGCATCCTCCTGTTTATGGTTACAGGGAGTCTCCTGGCGGGAAATTTGGCAATCGGTGTTTGGGGCGGGGCCATGGGTCTGATCATTTTGGCGATCGCCCGAAAAATTCTTGAACTCAAGGAGATGTTTATCCTCGGGGTGATTACCCTGGGGGCGGCCTTTTTCCTGGTGAAAACAGTAGAATTCACGACCCTCGTGATTATTGCCGTTTTAGTTGGAGCAGCCTCAGTGGCGGCGATCGCCTTGTTTACTCTGATTTATCGACTGCTGCAAAAAATCCTTTAG
- a CDS encoding putative N6-adenine-specific DNA methylase produces MQTYFATVAQGIEDLAAQELVALGAQVVKTEYCGVSFQGDRQLLYKVNLWSRLAFRILVQIKKIKAFTVQELYRGVQSIDWTEYLTPQQTIAVHCTGKNKNLNHTHFTALQIKNAIIDQQRDQFGDRSNIDTADPDVQIHAHIHDNRCILSLDSSGHSLHRRGYRPAMGKAPLKENFAAALLDLAEWTPDLPLVDPLCGSGTFVIEAALKSLNFAPGLFQGDFGFQHWQDFDADLWQTLLNEAEYATKDQLSQAIIGQDRDQEVIQQAWTNAENCGVAEQIQLACRELEAVEAPADHGVIICNPPYGHRLGADEDLGLLYKRIGDIFKQRFKGWTGYILTSNAELAKKVGLRASRRFVVYNGGLECRLLKYELY; encoded by the coding sequence ATGCAGACCTATTTTGCAACGGTGGCCCAGGGCATCGAAGACCTAGCTGCCCAGGAATTGGTCGCCCTCGGCGCCCAGGTCGTTAAAACAGAATATTGCGGTGTATCTTTTCAAGGCGATCGCCAACTGCTCTACAAAGTCAATCTTTGGTCGCGGCTCGCCTTCCGGATTTTAGTGCAAATTAAAAAAATCAAAGCCTTCACTGTCCAGGAGCTCTATCGCGGTGTGCAAAGCATCGACTGGACTGAATATCTCACCCCCCAGCAGACGATCGCCGTCCACTGCACCGGGAAAAACAAAAACCTCAACCACACGCATTTCACCGCCCTTCAAATCAAAAATGCAATCATCGATCAGCAGCGGGACCAATTTGGCGATCGCTCCAACATTGATACCGCAGACCCCGATGTGCAGATCCATGCCCACATCCATGACAATCGTTGCATCCTCAGCCTCGACAGTTCCGGCCACAGCTTACACCGCCGCGGCTATCGACCTGCTATGGGGAAAGCTCCCCTCAAAGAAAACTTTGCGGCGGCCCTTCTTGATCTAGCCGAATGGACGCCGGATCTGCCCCTCGTCGATCCCCTCTGTGGTTCCGGGACTTTCGTCATTGAAGCAGCCTTGAAAAGTTTGAACTTCGCCCCTGGTCTGTTTCAAGGGGATTTCGGATTCCAACATTGGCAAGATTTTGACGCAGATCTTTGGCAAACTCTCCTAAATGAGGCAGAATATGCCACCAAAGATCAGCTTTCTCAGGCGATCATTGGCCAAGATCGCGACCAAGAGGTCATTCAACAGGCCTGGACCAATGCCGAAAATTGCGGTGTTGCCGAGCAAATTCAACTGGCCTGTCGGGAATTAGAAGCCGTGGAAGCACCCGCCGACCATGGGGTGATTATCTGTAATCCGCCCTATGGTCATCGTCTTGGGGCCGACGAAGACTTGGGGCTACTTTATAAACGCATCGGTGACATTTTCAAACAACGGTTTAAGGGCTGGACAGGCTATATCCTGACGAGCAACGCAGAGCTCGCCAAAAAAGTTGGCCTACGGGCATCGCGGCGGTTTGTGGTTTACAATGGCGGCCTCGAATGCCGTCTGCTGAAATACGAACTCTACTAG
- the purL gene encoding phosphoribosylformylglycinamidine synthase II codes for MTTSPFTPAEIASEGIKPEEYDEIVSRLGRHPNKAELGMFGVMWSEHCCYKNSRPLLSGFPTKGDRVLVGPGENAGVVDMGDGLHLAFKIESHNHPSAIEPFQGAATGVGGILRDIFTMGARPIALLNSLRFGTLDNAQTRRIFQGVVEGISHYGNCVGVPTVGGEVYFDKAYAGNPLVNAMALGLMETEEIIKSGAYGIGNPVLYVGSTTGRDGMGGASFASAELTDESMDDRPAVQVGDPFTEKSLIEACLEAFKTGAVAAAQDMGAAGLTCSTAEMAAKGGVGVLLDLDKIPVRETGMVPYEYLLSESQERMLFVAHKGREQELIDIFHRWGLQAVVAGEVIAEPIVKIMFKGEVAAEVPATALSDNTPIYHRELMAEAPEYAQTAWAWSVDSLPNCDGNGIAEKSWNEILLTLLDVPTIASKKWIYRQYDHQVQNNTVIFPGGADAAVVRVRPVNGKPDASTIGVAACTDCNPRYVYLNPLEGAKAAVAEAARNLSCVGAEPLAITNNLNFGSPEKPVGYWQLANACKGIAEACRELDTPVTGGNVSLYNETLDSDGKPTPIYPTPVIGMVGRVEDINQVCGLAFQNGGDRLYLLGTQATTSLGGSEYLNTIHDTVAGIPPQVDFALEKAVQKTVREAIASGLLNSAHDLAEGGLAVAIAECCIGGNLGATVEIAGTDRLDTILFGETCGKIIVSVAPDKQAQFEAHLNQSLADNWQVIGSVSDTNQLQITVNNQAVIAVSVEDMTSNWSEAIARRLHA; via the coding sequence ATGACCACTAGCCCTTTCACCCCCGCAGAAATCGCCTCCGAAGGTATCAAACCCGAAGAATACGACGAAATTGTGAGCCGTTTAGGTCGCCATCCCAACAAGGCGGAACTGGGGATGTTTGGCGTGATGTGGTCAGAACATTGTTGTTATAAGAATTCCCGCCCGTTGCTGTCTGGTTTCCCAACGAAAGGCGATCGCGTCCTCGTCGGCCCCGGTGAAAATGCGGGCGTGGTCGATATGGGGGATGGTCTGCACCTCGCCTTTAAAATTGAATCCCATAACCACCCGTCGGCGATCGAGCCATTCCAAGGCGCAGCAACCGGAGTCGGCGGTATTCTCCGCGATATCTTCACCATGGGGGCGCGCCCCATTGCCCTGTTAAATTCTCTGCGCTTCGGCACCCTCGACAATGCCCAAACTCGCCGTATTTTTCAGGGGGTTGTGGAAGGGATTAGTCACTACGGCAATTGCGTAGGTGTGCCGACGGTGGGCGGCGAAGTCTATTTTGATAAAGCCTATGCCGGAAATCCCCTCGTTAATGCGATGGCGTTGGGCTTGATGGAAACCGAGGAAATTATCAAATCAGGCGCCTATGGCATCGGTAATCCCGTTCTCTATGTCGGCTCCACAACGGGGCGCGATGGTATGGGGGGTGCAAGTTTTGCCAGTGCCGAATTGACCGATGAATCTATGGACGATCGCCCTGCGGTGCAAGTTGGTGATCCCTTTACCGAAAAATCTCTGATTGAAGCCTGTCTCGAAGCTTTTAAAACCGGGGCAGTGGCGGCGGCGCAGGATATGGGCGCGGCGGGTTTAACCTGTTCGACGGCGGAAATGGCAGCCAAAGGTGGGGTCGGTGTGTTACTCGATCTCGATAAAATTCCGGTGCGAGAAACGGGGATGGTTCCCTACGAATATCTGCTCTCCGAATCCCAAGAACGGATGCTTTTTGTTGCCCATAAAGGACGGGAACAAGAGTTAATTGATATTTTCCATCGTTGGGGTTTACAGGCAGTTGTTGCGGGTGAAGTGATCGCGGAACCTATCGTCAAAATCATGTTTAAGGGTGAAGTCGCGGCGGAAGTTCCGGCAACTGCGCTATCAGACAATACGCCCATTTACCATCGGGAATTGATGGCGGAAGCCCCTGAATACGCCCAAACGGCTTGGGCTTGGTCGGTGGATAGTTTGCCGAATTGTGATGGGAATGGCATCGCCGAAAAATCTTGGAATGAGATTTTATTAACCCTGTTAGATGTGCCGACCATTGCCTCGAAAAAATGGATTTATCGCCAGTACGATCATCAAGTACAAAACAATACAGTGATTTTCCCTGGGGGCGCAGATGCCGCAGTGGTACGGGTTCGTCCGGTCAATGGTAAGCCCGATGCCTCAACGATTGGTGTTGCCGCCTGTACCGATTGTAATCCTCGTTATGTGTATTTAAATCCGTTGGAAGGGGCAAAGGCAGCCGTCGCTGAAGCAGCCCGTAATTTAAGTTGTGTCGGCGCTGAACCCTTGGCAATTACGAACAATTTAAACTTTGGTAGTCCCGAAAAACCTGTGGGTTATTGGCAATTGGCAAATGCTTGCAAAGGGATCGCGGAAGCTTGTCGGGAATTAGATACACCTGTCACTGGCGGTAATGTTTCCCTCTACAACGAAACCCTGGATAGCGATGGCAAACCGACTCCCATCTATCCGACTCCTGTAATCGGGATGGTGGGACGAGTTGAAGATATTAATCAGGTCTGTGGTTTAGCCTTCCAAAATGGGGGCGATCGCCTCTATCTCCTCGGTACTCAAGCAACCACAAGCCTCGGCGGTTCGGAATACTTGAATACGATCCATGACACCGTCGCTGGTATTCCGCCCCAAGTGGATTTTGCCCTCGAAAAAGCCGTCCAAAAAACCGTGCGGGAGGCGATCGCCAGTGGATTGTTAAACTCTGCCCATGACCTTGCGGAGGGTGGTTTAGCCGTGGCGATCGCGGAATGTTGTATTGGCGGGAATCTCGGTGCAACGGTTGAGATTGCTGGTACTGACCGCCTCGATACCATCCTATTTGGCGAAACCTGCGGCAAGATTATTGTCTCTGTTGCTCCCGACAAACAAGCCCAATTTGAAGCCCATCTCAATCAATCGTTGGCGGACAATTGGCAGGTGATCGGTTCCGTGAGCGACACCAATCAGTTACAAATTACCGTCAACAATCAGGCTGTAATCGCTGTTTCCGTTGAGGACATGACCAGCAACTGGAGTGAGGCGATCGCCCGTCGTTTACACGCCTAA
- the cpcA_1 gene encoding phycocyanin alpha subunit — translation MDAASLIYAKAYNQSRFLSNSELDCLRKCVADGLANIEAAQEITNNCDSLIQESYEAIRNDFPEHASKIEDWQKKCRRDIDYFLRVITYCLVSENTSLLNKYFLNDIDLALHIDCLVLALSTILKSNFISKQSLEIITPYVNHIISNIIRSSEAQLFSEVTSDEFPRKWPEELAEFYGSIQDESFDRQPQPEIGGREEL, via the coding sequence ATGGATGCTGCAAGTTTGATTTATGCCAAAGCCTACAATCAATCGCGTTTTCTCAGTAATTCCGAGCTAGATTGTTTACGCAAGTGTGTTGCTGACGGTCTGGCGAATATTGAAGCTGCACAGGAAATTACCAATAATTGTGACTCTTTAATTCAAGAGTCATACGAAGCTATACGCAATGATTTTCCTGAGCATGCATCCAAAATAGAAGATTGGCAAAAAAAGTGTAGAAGAGATATTGATTATTTTTTAAGAGTAATTACTTATTGTTTAGTCTCAGAAAATACTAGTCTTTTAAATAAATATTTTTTAAATGATATAGATCTGGCTTTACATATAGACTGTCTTGTTCTGGCATTAAGTACAATTTTAAAAAGTAATTTTATTTCCAAACAAAGCCTGGAAATAATCACCCCTTATGTTAATCATATAATTTCAAATATTATCAGATCATCAGAAGCTCAGTTATTTTCAGAAGTAACATCTGATGAGTTTCCTAGGAAGTGGCCAGAGGAATTAGCAGAGTTTTATGGAAGCATACAAGATGAAAGTTTTGACCGGCAACCTCAGCCAGAAATAGGCGGCAGAGAAGAGTTATGA
- a CDS encoding PilT protein domain protein, with product MKYLLDTNVCIVYLKGNNKLLRIKLESHEPSELIVCSVVRFELFYGAIKSQKKVENIKQQQLFLKNFSSLFFDDQAAQYCGEIRAHLEKQGLPIGAYDQQIAAITLAHDLTLITHNVREFSRIPNLKIEDWEVSS from the coding sequence ATGAAATATCTCTTAGATACGAATGTCTGCATTGTCTACTTAAAAGGAAACAATAAATTATTACGAATTAAGCTTGAGTCTCATGAGCCTTCAGAATTAATAGTTTGTTCTGTTGTTCGTTTTGAATTATTTTACGGGGCAATCAAAAGCCAAAAGAAAGTAGAGAATATAAAACAACAGCAACTTTTTCTGAAGAATTTCTCCTCTCTCTTCTTCGACGACCAAGCGGCACAATACTGCGGAGAAATTCGTGCTCATCTGGAAAAGCAAGGATTACCTATTGGAGCTTATGATCAACAGATTGCAGCAATCACTCTTGCCCATGATTTAACGTTGATTACTCATAACGTCCGTGAATTTAGTCGAATTCCCAATCTAAAAATAGAAGATTGGGAAGTTTCAAGTTGA